Proteins from a single region of Ziziphus jujuba cultivar Dongzao chromosome 1, ASM3175591v1:
- the LOC107406767 gene encoding late embryogenesis abundant protein D-7, translating to MASHEQNYRAGEARGRSREKTEEMKRSMEEKAREAKEKANQTAQGAKDKTYETTQATKEKTQSAAEAAKQKASEAAETTKEKGSEAAGKTREKTYETKEKTGGILHQTGEKVKQMTQGATDAVKSTFGMAGNDDDDPQNPNYYNKNTTDRDDRNNPSY from the exons ATGGCATCTCATGAGCAGAATTACAGAGCTGGTGAAGCCAGGGGCCGAAGTCGG GAGAAGACGGAGGAGATGAAGCGGTCAATGGAGGAGAAGGCACGAGAAGCAAAAGAAAAGGCCAATCAGACAGCTCAAGGGGCAAAGGACAAGACCTATGAGACTACACAAGCAACCAAGGAGAAAACCCAGAGCGCAGCGGAGGCAGCCAAACAGAAGGCTTCGGAGGCAGCCGAGACCACAAAAGAAAAGGGCTCTGAGGCTGCCGGAAAGACTCGCGAGAAAACATATGAAACCAAGGAGAAGACCGGTGGGATTCTTCATCAGACAGGGGAGAAAGTGAAGCAAATGACACAAGGTGCTACTGATGCTGTCAAAAGTACGTTTGGCATGGCCGGTAACGATGATGATGACCCTCAGAATCCAAACTATTATAATAAAAACACTACTGATCGTGATGACCGTAATAACCCTTCCTATTAA
- the LOC107409126 gene encoding uncharacterized protein LOC107409126 — MAKKKLKSRITEFTSDGHGGEAAEGVLVNDDLDEPTMGEKLASLNLMDNDRADSHKKQESSKDAKPPSADSVHVLLKQALHADDRALLFDCLYTQDEKVILKSVSLLNPSDVLKLLQSLISIIQSRGAILACAVPWLRCLLLQHASFIMSQESSLLALNSLYQLIESRVSTFQSALQLSSVLDLLYAGVVDEEDENDTTLPVIYEDEDEGEEESSEDAMDTDQKSSDEVLFDDVYEDEGSDDMSD, encoded by the exons ATGGCGAAGAAGAAATTGAAATCCCGAATCACAGAATTCACTTCTGACG GTCATGGAGGAGAGGCGGCAGAAGGTGTCCTTGTTAACGATGATTTGGATGAGCCAACCATGGGGGAAAAACTGGCGAGTTTAAATTTAATGGATAATGATAGAGCTGACAGCCACAAGAAGCAAGAGTCTTCTAAGGATGCAAAGCCTCCTAGTGCTGACTCAGTTCATGTTCTGCTCAAGCAAGCACTGCATGCTGATGACCGTGCCCTTCTTTTTGATTGCTTGTACACCCAAGATGAGAAG GTTATTTTGAAATCTGTCTCACTGCTGAACCCATCTGATGTTTTGAAGCTTCTGCAATCTCTCATATCTATTATTCAGTCGAG AGGTGCAATTTTGGCATGTGCGGTTCCATGGCTGAGATGTCTGCTTCTTCAACATGCAAGTTTCATTATGTCCCAGGAATCTTCTCTACTTGCTCTGAATTCTTTGTACCAG CTAATCGAATCCAGAGTCTCCACTTTTCAATCAGCTCTCCAACTATCAAGCGTCTTGGACTTGCTTTATGCAGGG GTTGTTGACGAAGAGGATGAAAACGACACAACCTTGCCTGTTATTTATGAGGACGAGGATGAAGGTGAGGAAGAGTCTTCTGAAGATGCCATGGATACTGACCAAAAAAGCTCAGATGAGGTTCTATTTGATGATGTTTATGAGGATGAAGGAAGTGATGACATGAGTGATTAG
- the LOC107405768 gene encoding uncharacterized protein LOC107405768 isoform X2 yields the protein MPKVRRVHSSSFDGSRAPYPCTSKDGDSCKPPNADSLKNVKEWDEARCPICMEHPHNAVLLKCSSYENGCRPYMCNTSYRHSNCFDQFCKSSMLYPSTAILQEIPLTSTASRRMSEERSLPGQTMSCASQLQSKLVCPLCRGEIFGYNVVEPARQYMNNKVRSCSSESCHFSGTYSELRRHARSEHPSARPSEVDPTRQRDWVRLEHEMEVEDVLSLFQTGFEEESESNPSVNIRSFMLSFILSVFLPSFEFVAVTHQSDDPRDREHSHNRRSTRMPRLNYDVDSSSSATRRSHSFYESNPRARRLRFRANDAASIPVTRRSNGWPSDRIPHARGLRWRNQRWWSSSNNQHQR from the coding sequence atgcccaaAGTCCGAAGAGTACATTCCTCATCTTTTGATGGATCCAGGGCACCTTATCCTTGCACTTCCAAGGATGGTGATTCGTGCAAACCTCCGAATGCAGACTCActgaaaaatgtaaaagaatGGGACGAAGCTAGGTGTCCCATATGCATGGAACATCCACACAATGCGGTTCTTTTAAAATGTTCTTCTTATGAGAATGGCTGTCGACCTTACATGTGCAATACGAGCTACCGGCATTCTAATTGCTTCGACCAGTTTTGTAAGTCATCTATGCTTTACCCCTCAACAGCAATACTGCAAGAAATTCCTCTTACAAGCACAGCATCTCGCAGAATGAGTGAAGAACGGTCCCTGCCTGGGCAAACCATGTCTTGTGCGAGCCAATTGCAATCAAAGCTAGTCTGCCCTCTTTGTCGGGGAGAGATTTTTGGGTATAATGTAGTTGAGCCTGCACGTCAGTACATGAACAACAAAGTGAGAAGTTGTTCCTCTGAGTCATGTCATTTTAGCGGCACTTATTCAGAACTGAGGAGGCATGCAAGATCTGAGCACCCATCTGCCCGGCCATCAGAGGTGGATCCTACACGACAGCGTGATTGGGTTAGATTGGAGCATGAAATGGAAGTGGAAGATGTACTTAGCTTATTTCAAACAGGGTTTGAAGAAGAGAGTGAGAGTAATCCATCAGTGAATATTCGTTCCTTTATGCTATCCTTTATATTATCTGTCTTTTTACCTTCTTTTGAGTTTGTGGCCGTGACACATCAATCGGATGATCCAAGAGATAGAGAGCACTCACATAACAGGAGATCCACAAGAATGCCGAGGTTAAACTATGATGTTGATAGCAGTTCTTCTGCCACTAGACGAAGCCACAGTTTTTATGAGAGTAATCCCCGTGCCAGGAGACTGCGATTCCGGGCAAACGATGCAGCATCCATTCCCGTAACTAGGAGGAGCAATGGTTGGCCTTCTGATCGTATACCCCATGCCAGAGGACTGCGATGGCGCAATCAAAGATGGTGGTCGAGTTCCAACAACCAACACCAACGGTGA
- the LOC107406768 gene encoding late embryogenesis abundant protein 2: MSRSQGQDLAYQAGEITGQAQMKKDEFMNQSSNPSQSSQNASDIKEQATHFLQQTGEQMKNMAQGAAEAVKNTLGMNADNNPTSRGSGGTNNPSHPSNPSTRI; encoded by the exons ATGTCAAGATCACAAGGTCAGGACTTGGCTTACCAGGCCGGCGAAATCACCGGTCAAGCTCAG ATGAAGAAGGATGAGTTTATGAATCAGTCATCAAATCCATCTCAATCTTCCCAAAACGCTTCTGACATCAAGGAGCAAGCCACCCACTTCCTTCAACAG aCCGGGGAGCAAATGAAGAACATGGCACAAGGAGCAGCTGAGGCAGTGAAGAACACACTGGGAATGAACGCAGACAACAACCCCACCAGCCGTGGCAGCGGTGGCACTAACAATCCAAGCCACCCAAGCAACCCAAGCACTAGGATTTAA
- the LOC107409262 gene encoding monothiol glutaredoxin-S15, mitochondrial, producing MAKSLSSMLLKGISGIQASRSCRIVSGSFYHYGMKYSTSVPDDPDTHDDFKPANKLKSSDISLKDVVEQDVKDNPIMIYMKGVPDLPQCGFSSLAVRVLKLYDVPLSARNILENLELKNAVKAYSNWPTFPQIFIKGEFIGGSDIILNMHQSGELKEKLKDVTSNQEKSE from the exons ATGGCAAAGTCATTATCCAGCATGCTTTTGAAAGGAATTTCTGGTATTCAAGCTTCTCGTTCTTGCAGAATT GTATCTGGATCTTTTTACCACTATGGGATGAAGTACTCAACTTCAGTGCCTGATGATCCTGACACACATGATGATTTTAAGCCTGCCAACAAGCTCAAGAGCTCAGACATTTCTTTGAAGGACGTTGTGGAGCAG GATGTCAAGGACAACCCTATAATGATTTATATGAAAGGGGTTCCTGATCTTCCTCAATGTGGATTCAGTTCACTAGCAGTGAGAGTGTTAAAACTGTACG ATGTTCCTTTGAGTGCTAGAAATATTTTGGAAAACCTTGAGCTGAAAAATGCTGTAAAAGCCTACAG CAACTGGCCAACATTTCCACAGATATTCATTAAGGGAGAGTTCATCGGCGGTTCAGATATTATTCTCAATATGCATCAG TCTGGGGAACTCAAGGAGAAGCTTAAAGATGTGACCTCCAATCAGGAAAAGTCTGAATAA
- the LOC107405766 gene encoding periodic tryptophan protein 2 — translation MNFRFQNLVGAPYRGGNALVINNTELISPVGNRVSVIDLIKSQTSTLPVQSSSNICRIAASPDGVFLLTVDENNRCLFINLRRRVVLHRISFKKSVNAVKFSPDGAYIAVATGKFVQIWRSPGFRKEYFPFELVRTFVDCDDKVTSLDWSPDSNYLLAGSKDLTARLFFVKKLKTRTKPFSLLGHRDTVVGAHFGVDKKTNRVCKVYSITRDCFVFSWVFKGDEDESDKMEEEEDASEPPSPATPDRDVEGNLEVDDGRNVKKRKESDGKDIDLDEEGGGYLQRGKWVLLRKDNFMQAPAKLTACDYHRELDMVVVCFSNGVFRLYQMPDFVCIHLLSISREKITTAVFNDLGNWLIFGCAKLGQLLVWEWRSESYILKQQGHYFDVNCLAYSPDSQLLATGADDNKVKVWTVSSGFCFVTFSEHTNAVTALHFMANNHCLLSASLDGTVRAWDLFRYRNFRTFTTPTSRQFVSLAADQSGEVICAGTLDSFEIFVWSMKTAHLLDKLSGHEGPVHGLMFSPTNGVLASSSWDKTIRLWDVFEGKGAVETFPHTHDVLTVAYRPDGRQLACSTLDGQIHFWDPIDGSLMYTIEGRRDIAGGRLMTDRRSAANSSSGKCFTSLCYSADGTYILAGGSSKYICMYDIADQVLLRRFQITLNLSLDGVLDFLNSKKMTEAGPLDLIDDDDSDIEEGIDKQTQGKLGFDLPGSMPNRGRPIARTKCLRIAPTGRSFAAATTEGVLVFSIDDSFIFDPTDLDIDVTPEAVDAALDEDQPNRALLLSLRLNEDNLIKKCIFAVSPVDIAPVASSIPKRYLQRFIEALADLLESCQHIEFILRWCQELCKAHGNSIQQNSRNLLPALKSLQKAITRMHQDLADTCSSNEYILRYLCSINSKK, via the exons atgaactttAGGTTTCAGAACCTTGTTGGAGCTCCGTACAGAGGAGGCAATGCCCTAGTTATCAACAACACTGAGTTAATATCACCGGTCGGTAATCGAGTTTCCGTCATTGACCTGATCAAATCCCAAACCTCGACTCTACCGGTACAGTCGTCTTCCAACATCTGTAGAATCGCCGCCTCGCCCGACGGAGTTTTCCTCCTTACAGTGGACGAGAATAACCGCTGCTTATTCATCAACCTGCGCCGCCGAGTTGTGCTTCATCGTATTTCCTTTAAGAAATCCGTCAATGCCGTTAAATTCAGCCCTGACGGAGCATATATAGCGGTGGCCACTGGTAAGTTCGTCCAAATTTGGCGCTCTCCTGGTTTCAGAAAAGAGTATTTTCCGTTTGAATTGGTTAGGACTTTCGTGGACTGTGATGATAAGGTTACATCATTGGATTGGAGCCCAGACTCGAATTATTTGCTTGCCGGTTCAAAAGATTTGACAGCAAGATTGTTTTTTGTGAAGAAATTGAAAACTAGGACTAAACCCTTCTCGCTTTTGGGTCACAGAGATACAGTTGTAGGTGCGCATTTTGGTGTTGATAAGAAAACAAATAGGGTTTGCAAAGTTTATTCAATTACACGGGATTGTTTTGTTTTCAGTTGGGTTTTTAAGGGTGATGAAGATGAGTCTGAtaaaatggaagaagaagaggatgcATCGGAACCACCCTCTCCAGCAACCCCAGATAGGGATGTTGAAGGGAATTTAGAAGTTGATGATGGTAGAAATgtgaaaaagagaaaggaatCTGATGGCAAAGATATTGACCTGGATGAAGAGGGTGGTGGGTATTTGCAAAGAGGCAAATGGGTGTTGTTGAGGAAGGACAATTTCATGCAGGCTCCTGCAAAGTTGACTGCCTGTGATTATCATCGGGAGCTTGATATGGTGGTTGTGTGTTTCTCAAATGGTGTATTTCGGCTGTATCAGATGCCTGATTTTGTGTGTATTCACTTGTTGTCAATTTCAAGAGAGAAGATCACAACGGCAGTTTTCAATGATCTTGGAAATTGGTTGATATTTGGTTGTGCAAAGTTAGGGCAACTGCTTGTTTGGGAGTGGCGGTCAGAGAGTTATATTTTGAAGCAGCAGGGACATTACTTTGATGTAAACTGTCTTGCTTATTCACCAGATTCACAACTCCTGGCAACTGGAGCGGATGATAACAAAGTCAAG GTGTGGACTGTTTCCTCAGGCTTTTGCTTTGTAACATTCTCAGAGCATACTAATGCAGTTACTGCTCTCCATTTTATGGCCAACAACCATTGTCTCTTAAGTGCATCTCTGGATGGGACTGTTCGTGCATGGGATCTCTTCCGTTATAGAAATTTCCGGACGTTTACCACCCCCACTTCTAGACAATTTGTTTCTCTAGCAGCAGATCAAAGTGGTGAAGTGATTTGTGCTGGAACTCTAGATTCATTTGAG ATTTTTGTTTGGTCAATGAAGACGGCTCATTTGTTGGATAAACTTAGTGGTCATGAAGGTCCTGTTCATGGTTTGATGTTTTCTCCTACAAat GGAGTCTTAGCTTCATCTTCATGGGACAAAACAATCCGGCTGTGGGATGTTTTTGAAGGAAAAGGTGCTGTTGAAACATTTCCTCACACACATGATGTTCTCACAGTGGCTTACCGTCCAGATGGAAGGCAGTTGGCTTGCAGCACACTAGATGGTCAAATTCATTTTTGGGACCCAATTGATGGATCATTAATGTACACGATTGAGGGGCGAAGGGATATTGCTGGAGGGCGCCTTATGACAGATCGTAGATCAGCTGCGAACTCAAGTTCAGGGAAGTGCTTCACATCCTTATGCTATTCGGCTGATGGGACTTACATACTGGCTGGGGGAAGTAGCAAATACATCTGCATGTATGACATTGCTGACCAG GTGTTGCTTAGGCGATTTCAAATAACTCTCAATCTTTCTTTGGATGGAGTTCTTGACTTCTTAAACTCAAAGAAAATGACAGAAGCTGGTCCACTAGATttaattgatgatgatgatagtgATATCGAAGAAGGTATCGACAAACAAACCCAAGGAAAATTAGGTTTTGATTTACCAGGATCCATGCCTAACCGTGGAAGGCCCATTGCTCGAACGAAATGCTTGAGAATTGCACCCACTGGCAGGAGTTTTGCAGCAGCAACAACAGAAGGGGTTCTGGTTTTCTCCATTGATGATAGCTTCATATTTGACCCAACTGATCTTGACATAGATGTCACACCTGAG GCAGTAGATGCGGCACTGGATGAAGATCAACCAAACAGAGCTTTGCTCCTTAGCCTTCGCTTGAATGAGGACAATCTAatcaaaaaatgcatttttgctGTCAGTCCGGTCGATATTGCTCCTGTTGCCTCGTCCATTCCTAAGAGATATCTGCAGAGGTTTATAGAGGCACTTGCAGATCTTCTAGAAAGTTGCCAACATATAGAATTCATACTTAGATGGTGTCAG GAACTTTGTAAAGCTCATGGTAATTCTATTCAGCAAAATTCCAGAAACCTGCTTCCTGCTTTAAAATCCTTGCAAAAGGCAATAACAAGAATGCATCAGGATTTGGCAGATACATGTTCATCCAATGAATACATACTAAGATATTTATGCTCGATAAACTCCAAGAAATGA
- the LOC107405768 gene encoding uncharacterized protein LOC107405768 isoform X3 has protein sequence MEHPHNAVLLKCSSYENGCRPYMCNTSYRHSNCFDQFCKSSMLYPSTAILQEIPLTSTASRRMSEERSLPGQTMSCASQLQSKLVCPLCRGEIFGYNVVEPARQYMNNKVRSCSSESCHFSGTYSELRRHARSEHPSARPSEVDPTRQRDWVRLEHEMEVEDVLSLFQTGFEEESESNPSVNIRSFMLSFILSVFLPSFEFVAVTHQSDDPRDREHSHNRRSTRMPRLNYDVDSSSSATRRSHSFYESNPRARRLRFRANDAASIPVTRRSNGWPSDRIPHARGLRWRNQRWWSSSNNQHQR, from the coding sequence ATGGAACATCCACACAATGCGGTTCTTTTAAAATGTTCTTCTTATGAGAATGGCTGTCGACCTTACATGTGCAATACGAGCTACCGGCATTCTAATTGCTTCGACCAGTTTTGTAAGTCATCTATGCTTTACCCCTCAACAGCAATACTGCAAGAAATTCCTCTTACAAGCACAGCATCTCGCAGAATGAGTGAAGAACGGTCCCTGCCTGGGCAAACCATGTCTTGTGCGAGCCAATTGCAATCAAAGCTAGTCTGCCCTCTTTGTCGGGGAGAGATTTTTGGGTATAATGTAGTTGAGCCTGCACGTCAGTACATGAACAACAAAGTGAGAAGTTGTTCCTCTGAGTCATGTCATTTTAGCGGCACTTATTCAGAACTGAGGAGGCATGCAAGATCTGAGCACCCATCTGCCCGGCCATCAGAGGTGGATCCTACACGACAGCGTGATTGGGTTAGATTGGAGCATGAAATGGAAGTGGAAGATGTACTTAGCTTATTTCAAACAGGGTTTGAAGAAGAGAGTGAGAGTAATCCATCAGTGAATATTCGTTCCTTTATGCTATCCTTTATATTATCTGTCTTTTTACCTTCTTTTGAGTTTGTGGCCGTGACACATCAATCGGATGATCCAAGAGATAGAGAGCACTCACATAACAGGAGATCCACAAGAATGCCGAGGTTAAACTATGATGTTGATAGCAGTTCTTCTGCCACTAGACGAAGCCACAGTTTTTATGAGAGTAATCCCCGTGCCAGGAGACTGCGATTCCGGGCAAACGATGCAGCATCCATTCCCGTAACTAGGAGGAGCAATGGTTGGCCTTCTGATCGTATACCCCATGCCAGAGGACTGCGATGGCGCAATCAAAGATGGTGGTCGAGTTCCAACAACCAACACCAACGGTGA
- the LOC107405760 gene encoding uncharacterized protein LOC107405760 — MAYEAEGLRSEIQRFFFFCFARAIRTHSTKALQGMVWTLEAGDRERTRIRMSLTGVKMSEDVWLTCLTHALSTETEEIMGLLLGDIEYSKNGGATALIWGASPQTRSDRRKDRVETNPEQLAAASAQAERMTTATGRTTRVIGWYHSHPHITVLPSHVDVRTQAMYQLLDSGFIGLIFSCFSEDINKVGRIQVIAFQSSDGKQHNMSRPLSLSPINKSSIIDLESSLSSSENASVRSGTAKVESSEQDTGDSRNVGVIKGGGRSSDLGGFFANADANYIERERTGGNYSADNSNNMIADIDPMDMSESMQEAMHRSNLDMSGAEYVRKEVPLHVLPTSSLIKLDSPLMSFTDLQHVIFEEERAAYNQAIGQNLRDTKMHPLTFVHHTSTYQASMCKLIEYCLSPAINALQDRIRENETRLALLNDEAKHLETEALRVGEPSSRSPRQVSSHGLRGSASVGHRDLYSPAESIGPRTVSSPGSRSRRGTE; from the exons ATGGCTTATGAAGCAGAGGGCCTGAGGAGTGAGATCCAacgcttcttcttcttctgcttcgcCAGAGCTATTCGTACACACAGTACAAAAGCCTTACAAGGCATGGTTTGGACTTTGGAAGCTGG AGATAGAGAGCGAACAAGAATCAGAATGTCTCTAACAGGAGTAAAAATGTCCGAGGATGTCTGGTTAACTTGTCTCACTCATGCATTGTCCACTGAAACCGAAGAGATCATGGGCCTTCTTCTTGGTGATATCGAG TACTCAAAAAATGGGGGTGCGACTGCTTTAATTTGGGGAGCATCACCTCAGACACGATCAGATCGAAGAAAGGACCGTGTGGAGACCAATCCTGAACAGTTGGCTGCTGCATCAGCTCAGGCTGAA AGAATGACAACTGCAACTGGAAGAACCACTAGAGTGATTGGGTGGTACCATTCACATCCTCATATTACAGTTCTTCCTTCTCATGTTG ATGTGAGGACTCAGGCAATGTATCAACTTCTAGATTCTGGGTTTATAGGGCTGATCTTTTCCTGCTTTAGTGAAGATATAAACAAG GTTGGAAGGATCCAAGTCATTGCTTTTCAATCCTCAGATGGGAAGCAGCATAACATGTCAAGGCCTCTTTCTTTATCACCCATTAATAAGAGTTCAATAATAGATCTGGAGTCATCTTTAAGTTCCTCAGAAAATGCATCAGTAAGATCTGGCACTGCAAAGGTAGAAAGTTCTGAACAGGACACTGGTGATTCAAGAAATGTTGGAGTTATCAAG GGTGGGGGAAGGTCTTCAGACTTGGGGGGTTTTTTTGCTAATGCTGATGCAAACTATATAGAAAGAGAAAGGACAGGAGGAAACTACAGTGCTGACAATTCAAATAACATGATTGCTGACATAGATCCCATGGATATGTCAGAAAGCATGCAAGAAGCAATGCATCGTTCCAATTTGGACATGAG TGGTGCAGAGTATGTCAGGAAAGAAGTTCCCCTTCATGTTCTGCCAACCTCATCTCTTATTAAGCTTGATTCACCTTTAATGTCATTTACGGATTTGCAACATGTAATATTTGAAGAGGAACGGGCAGCATATAACCAAGCCATAGGACAAAATTTGAG GGACACAAAAATGCATCCACTTACTTTCGTACATCATACGTCAACATATCAGGCTTCCATGTgcaaattaattgaatattg CTTAAGTCCTGCTATAAATGCACTCCAGGATCGGATAAGGGAGAATGAAACTCGG TTAGCATTGCTAAATGATGAAGCCAAGCATTTAGAGACTGAGGCTCTCAGAGTTGGCGAGCCAAGTTCCAGATCTCCTCGCCAAGTTTCATCTCATGGTCTCCGAGGAAGTGCTTCAGTTGGTCATAGGGATTTGTATAGTCCAGCTGAATCCATAGGTCCAAGGACTGTTTCTAGTCCTGGTAGCCGGAGCAGAAGAGGGACAGAGTGA
- the LOC107405768 gene encoding uncharacterized protein LOC107405768 isoform X1 produces MLKLLTNLICGKGQILIFCGGILIKKKKKKMPKVRRVHSSSFDGSRAPYPCTSKDGDSCKPPNADSLKNVKEWDEARCPICMEHPHNAVLLKCSSYENGCRPYMCNTSYRHSNCFDQFCKSSMLYPSTAILQEIPLTSTASRRMSEERSLPGQTMSCASQLQSKLVCPLCRGEIFGYNVVEPARQYMNNKVRSCSSESCHFSGTYSELRRHARSEHPSARPSEVDPTRQRDWVRLEHEMEVEDVLSLFQTGFEEESESNPSVNIRSFMLSFILSVFLPSFEFVAVTHQSDDPRDREHSHNRRSTRMPRLNYDVDSSSSATRRSHSFYESNPRARRLRFRANDAASIPVTRRSNGWPSDRIPHARGLRWRNQRWWSSSNNQHQR; encoded by the coding sequence ATGCTAAAGTTGCTTACTAATCTGATTTGTGGTAAAGGACAGATTCTAATATTCTGTGGTGgtatcttaattaaaaaaaaaaaaaaaaaaatgcccaaAGTCCGAAGAGTACATTCCTCATCTTTTGATGGATCCAGGGCACCTTATCCTTGCACTTCCAAGGATGGTGATTCGTGCAAACCTCCGAATGCAGACTCActgaaaaatgtaaaagaatGGGACGAAGCTAGGTGTCCCATATGCATGGAACATCCACACAATGCGGTTCTTTTAAAATGTTCTTCTTATGAGAATGGCTGTCGACCTTACATGTGCAATACGAGCTACCGGCATTCTAATTGCTTCGACCAGTTTTGTAAGTCATCTATGCTTTACCCCTCAACAGCAATACTGCAAGAAATTCCTCTTACAAGCACAGCATCTCGCAGAATGAGTGAAGAACGGTCCCTGCCTGGGCAAACCATGTCTTGTGCGAGCCAATTGCAATCAAAGCTAGTCTGCCCTCTTTGTCGGGGAGAGATTTTTGGGTATAATGTAGTTGAGCCTGCACGTCAGTACATGAACAACAAAGTGAGAAGTTGTTCCTCTGAGTCATGTCATTTTAGCGGCACTTATTCAGAACTGAGGAGGCATGCAAGATCTGAGCACCCATCTGCCCGGCCATCAGAGGTGGATCCTACACGACAGCGTGATTGGGTTAGATTGGAGCATGAAATGGAAGTGGAAGATGTACTTAGCTTATTTCAAACAGGGTTTGAAGAAGAGAGTGAGAGTAATCCATCAGTGAATATTCGTTCCTTTATGCTATCCTTTATATTATCTGTCTTTTTACCTTCTTTTGAGTTTGTGGCCGTGACACATCAATCGGATGATCCAAGAGATAGAGAGCACTCACATAACAGGAGATCCACAAGAATGCCGAGGTTAAACTATGATGTTGATAGCAGTTCTTCTGCCACTAGACGAAGCCACAGTTTTTATGAGAGTAATCCCCGTGCCAGGAGACTGCGATTCCGGGCAAACGATGCAGCATCCATTCCCGTAACTAGGAGGAGCAATGGTTGGCCTTCTGATCGTATACCCCATGCCAGAGGACTGCGATGGCGCAATCAAAGATGGTGGTCGAGTTCCAACAACCAACACCAACGGTGA
- the LOC107405763 gene encoding uncharacterized protein LOC107405763 — MSRPGDWNCRSCQHLNFQRRESCQRCGDPKSGDFGGGFGGRGGSSFGFTGSDVRPGDWYCSAGNCGAHNFASRSSCFKCGAFKDDGAGGYDCDMPRSGRGFGLGGGGGSGRPGWKSGDWICTRSGCNEHNFASRIECFRCNAPRDSY, encoded by the exons ATGAGCAGGCCAGGAGATTGGAACTGCAGGTCTTGCCAGCACCTCAACTTCCAGAGGCGGGAGTCGTGCCAGCGATGCGGAGACCCCAAGTCTGGTGACTTCGGCGGGGGGTTCGGAGGAAGAGGAGGATCATCATTCGGGTTTACTGGGTCTGATGTCCGACCGGGCGACTGGTACTGCAGTGCAGGCAACTGTGGAGCCCACAACTTTGCGAGCCGCTCCAGCTGCTTCAAGTGCGGTGCATTCAAGGACGACGGAGCTGGAGGTTATGATTGTGATATGCCGCGCTCCGGCCGGGGTTTTGGTTTAGGGGGCGGCGGAGGCAGCGGTCGACCTGGATGGAAATCTGGCGACTGGATTTGCACCAG GTCGGGATGCAACGAGCACAACTTTGCTAGCAGAATTGAGTGCTTTAGATGCAATGCTCCCAGGGACTCGTACTAG